ttgccttgagcttTCCAACACACCTTGAATCAATATCTTCAAATCCTatcaatttttcttttgttccAAGCATTCCATCAAGTTCATCACCAAGGTTATCTCAACATTTAATCTCCAACTTCGGGATTAACCTATTCTTATATACTCCAATGAAATTGTTAGTCCACAAAGCATTGTCATTAATTATCAAAACAACCACATGAGGCCTAGATGATTTCAGCTATGCTCCATTTACCAGCTCGCAGGGAATCTCGTTCAAACCTAGGCGCACCGACGGCACGACGGTGGCAGCTTGCGGAGATGGTGACGTTGTGAGTGGTCGGGGagaaggccgccgaggaggccaCGGAGGGTGGCTGCGCTTGGGAAGGCGGTCGCGGGGTGGGGCGGTAGCAGCTCCGCTCGACGCTCGGCGGGTCGCTAGATCCGCTGCCCCTTCGTCCGGATCCGCAGCCGCAGTGGCGGGCCGGTGGGGAGCAACGTCGGCAGTTGTTGCGGCCTACGGGCGGTGTTGCGGCCGCTTCTTGGGCTCGCGCCTCATCGGTACCGTGGCCGCCACAAGCTGCACCGCCGCGAGGCCCTGGGCTTTGGGTGTCTGCCACTCCTCAAGGCGTCGTCGCCCCTACCCTCTGATGCACCCACTGGATCTGGCGCACTACATCTCTGCGCTTGTACGGCGTCGGGTACCGCCGCCACCGGAGATGGTGACCGAAGTCGCTTCTGTCATAGATGGCCTGAGTGTCTATCATATTCATCGTCGTCGGTGTCGCCGTGGTGAGGCAAGTGCCTTCCTTTTCTTCAGTGCCTGCTTTATCTGCTTCTTTGCTGTGGTATACCCGCCGTCATCTGGTGGTTGTGTTTCGGATCTGCACAAGGTAGATGCCTAGTAGCGTGAAGGATGGGGTGCAAGAGACAGCGGCGAAAGCTTTGTTTGGTGTCTCAATCAATGGTAGTGTCGACATCCGCAGATGCCGATTTCCTCCCTGGAGGCATTGTCAAAGTTGAATCATCTTGTGGATCTCCCATGGTGAAAGCCTAATCCAATAATCGGATGAGCAGATGCAACGACACATCATCCCTAGAAGCGCTGCACGGGAAGCCACTCCTTCAAGCTTAAGTTGCAGCGAGGTTGTTTGAGCTTGTTGGAGATTGACTCAGTGCAGTCTCAAAGCGACGGAGATCATCAGGAAATATAAGACCGTCAGGCAGGTTGACTCAACATCATGGTTTCTAAGAAGAAGACTATGGATATACGGTGTTGCTGCATAAGGATCAAAACAAGGTTGAAGCAGGAACTTTGACGAAGGCTGAAGCTTAGTCATTCTAGCTTTGTTTCTTAGCCTCTTTCTTTGTTGTTTTTTATGGTCTTTAGTTTGAGATTTAGAGTCTAAGAACTCTTGTATCTTGTGGCCGGATTTGTACAGTTGTGGTCGTAGACATTAACAAGTGAATGTTCAAGACTGGATTTatttccttaatctaaaaaaatctgCATTCCTGTGCAAGAATGTTGGGCACATCACCTGGAAAGAATGGAGACCCAAGAATCAATACAATTATGGAGGCACTCATGTTATTGGTACAGATGATATGAAGTCCCCATCTGTTCTCTTCCGAAACCAGGAACATTTttttgtgcaaaactgaatttaaTCACTAACAATTTGTTTAATCTGCACTATCACCTTGTTATTTAACCTTAAGACAAATACCTAAAGAATAATAACCGTTCCATTGTTCCCAGTTAGATATTCTATACGGCATCAAACTGATAATAGCGAAACACAGTGGCGATAGACAGCATACCTTTCCAGCTCCTGAACAAATCTGATGCCTTCCATCGGTTGACCACATATTATTCCATGATAGTGAAAAAAAGTTTTTTTCCTCAATAACATCTCGCTAGTAGAACAGTGAACACATGGCAACTATCCTGCATTACATTTACTGGAGCAAGATCAAACATGTGAGTACAGAATTAGTGTTACTGCATTAGGTACACAGGAAAAATATCTTTTCAGATATATCCAAGTTTGCATTTAGGACGATAAATCATGCATTAGGCATGGCTGAGTCCATTCTTGGGTCAGATAGGTCGAAATGAACTATGTGCATCTTTTATTCTCTTGTTGCCGGACGTTTCTCACATTAAAGCTGAGATAACACCAACCATGCCACCTGAAAAGGATACCACTATGGGGTCTACCTGACAAAACAGAAGCCAATAAAAATGTATCGAATCACTTTTCTAAACAGAGACACAGAATTCACTATCGAGATATATGTTCTTCAAAGCACCTCAATTGAAGAGGCAAGTGCAAAGGTCCATATACAATCTTCATAAGATGCACCACCAAGCTCTAATTTCAGTTCAAGCTGCACCCAAAGAAAGATTGATAACTTGCTATATCACTAAATAATATCCAAGCTCTAATTCTTTACAGTTCAAGCTGCACCCAAAGAAAGATTGATAACTTGCTATATCACTAATAATCCAAGCTCTAATTCTTAGCGAAGACATTCTTGAAAAAAAAGGGCGGGGTACAAATATAAAGAATTGAGGTGCTTTAAAGAATTATGTCACTTACTATTGGGCCTTTTTTAGGTAACTACTGGGGCTACCAAGCCTCCAAAAATGATTATCCCAGATATGACAGGGAATGATGTCATATAGAGTTGCTTCATTGTCTTTGGTGACttttagcaaaagaaaaaataatagaGCTTAGAACACCTTCAGATGCCAATATGATCATTTTTCAGAAGTTTGTTTAGAGTTGCTAGTCACCACTCACCACATGAGGGCATGAGGCATAAAAGAATAGTTGATGGAATCTCAGGCATCCATTGTTTTCACTACTTGCACCGGGATAGTTGGAAATGTTAAGGTCCATTTGTTATTTGCTGATGCTGGTAGTAGGTATTTATAACTTTTGTGAgagtttaaaaagaaaaaaaatgaatgccGTAAGATACTGATCGGATAAAATTTCTAATCATTTTGCATCCACATGAGGAAAGAGCCTTAGCAAAGGTATAAATAGCTTATAGATAGTATCCTGGCTGATTTAATGTAAATAGTGTGTTTTGATCTGTACATGGATCCAAATTTCTAAATATAAATGATCTTTATGTATTGCAACATTCACAGAAGCATTTGCTAAGAGGCATTTCACTAAACATGGTACACTAACCCTCCCACGGTTTGACTCTAAAATTTGGTGTGCCGGTGGTTAATATACCATGTTTTGTAAAGAAGGCCAATTTTGGTCAAACATGAAAAGGTAAGAAAGTTAGCAGCTGTGCACCTGGCCGGCTGGCCTTGGGCTCCATCCTCGCATCTGGCCCTCCGTCGCACCTCACTAGGCGGCCACTCTAGCATTACCGGCCCAATGTTAGACACATCACACACGCAGCGTTACCGGCCCACGCCCACCCCACACGCCTTCCTCTTTTCGAACTATCGCGTAACCTTACCCGCATCGGCTCATCCGATCCGGGTATCTGACCGACATCGACGGCGCATGACGAGGAGGGCTAAGGATCCCGCGGCGCACCTGACCAGCGCAGTGGCAAAACGGGGCGGGAGCCGCACAACCAACGCAGGACTCCAAGCAAACAGGCCCGAATGCCCACCCCCTACGGGCCTGCTCTTCGCCTCTGCCCATGGCTCGCGCGATTCACACTGACCTGCAACTGTTGTGAGTATTCTCACCTACTGTTGCTGCGTATGCTGGTCGCGACTATCACAGGAGTACAATGCGTTTCACGAGACAAGTTCATACGCACCACCAAGCCGAAGTAGCCAGAGGCAGCTCTTCCGTTAGGGCAGCAGGAGCTGCAAATAAGCTCACCAACACGGCACATCAACAAGTACAAATGCACTCCTATCACCAGTGAACCAAACACGAAGCACCACATTTCTGAACAGCTTAGTCATCACCAACACAGCACATTTCCCAGTAAATTGCATGCTACCATTACCAACGCATAATCAAACACATTACATTAACCATATGAAGCATTTACCGACAGCACCAAATGTGGTATGAACAAGGAACTGTATACCAACTCGTGTGGTGGTTACCAGCAGCAATGTCAAAAGAACTATTCATGCTATGAACTGAAATGTTGTCGTCACAGGATGTCCGGAGGACCAAGAACTTACTCATGAACTGAACTTATATGGTCACTACAGGATGTCCAAATGACTACAGCTGGTAGACATCTGGTATTGGGAACCGGTTAGGCAAATCCAGTAGATACCATAACTCCTGATCATCAAACTCGACAACAGCAATGGATAGGTACTCAGAACACTTGTACTGGAATAGATCTACGACATCATTCACGCCGTATGGTTCCTCGGCCAGGCACTCTTGGTTGGCAGCAGGCAGATGCTTCACAAGATCTTTATTATTAGTCTGCACAGCATGAGCCATCCCATGCCTGTGTGTGTCAACAATAGCAGAAGCGTGTATTGCCTTTAACTTCATAGAGGTATTCTTTGGACCCTCCAGATCAATCTCCAAATCTTTGTGCATACCTTTGTCTTGGAGCAGCTGAAGAAGCCGAATCTGACAAACCCTCAACTGTTTAACATGTGACATCACACCTTTCTTCAATGAACGGATCTGTTCATATCCAGTAGCAGTGTGCGGAATTGCATTCACAGTGCCCAAGTAGTTGTCAGCTCCTCTGCCGGAACAATCTCCACCTTTCCTTTGGCAGTAATTCTTTTGCCCTCAACACTGAGGTCTTTGTTACCCATGAGGTTTCTAACTTTCAGTGGGAAATCCAGCGTCGCTTTGCCATCTCCTATGTTACCACTTACTTCAGGAGTCTGTGTCATATCTCCTCCATCTTTGCTGACAACAGTGCGCTGGTTTGACAGTCCAGCCTTTTCACCATGAGCACCAAAGTAGCTAATGAGGAGTTTATTCGTACTGCATGAACGCATGAAGTTAAATATCTTTTCATTGATCTTCTGCATTATGCGGTTGGCTTGAACACCTTGATCACGTGCTAGACATTGCTCTCTCAAAAGCCGATGTACTTCGCAGTACATTACAGAGATAAGAACTTTTGGGAAGAGTGCTGGATCATAAATGACAAAGGTAGTACTTAACCATTGGCAACTCCAGGTACTTCAATAGCAGATCAAGTCCTTTCGGCAAATGAAATATAGCATCTGATCTAGCATATTTGCCCCAAGGTTCTAAATAGCCAGCTATAGCCACTGCTATAGCCTGCTATAGCCTTTGAGAGAGGAGAAAACTAGGATATCCATCTCTTAGCTCTAAATGGTTAAATCCGCTAATAGCCGGCTATAACCgctaaattatgaattatttaGCCAGCTAAATCATATAATTAGTTTTTATTTGTTATTAGTTTAGTAATGAACTTTATCATTTACAAAACTTAGTATTTTATCAACGATGTAACGAGGGAAATGAAGCCCAAGACGTACATCAGTCAATGAATTTTTTTGATTTTatatttatatgcaaaattactcATAGATTTATGCATGGTATTGAAATAGAAATGCATAATTGTGAGAAGTTTCTAGAAGATTAGAGAGCATGCATGAATCATGATTACCATGTTTCATGGTGAAATATggaatactctagaaattagatatttgtatgacTAGATAAGCATGGAGAAAATTCtaaagttagatattttgtaaagCATTGTGTAGAAGATGGACACATGGCAAAACATATGAGCCATAGAAttctataaataggggtgctcccctccccctcttgtCATACCATGGCATAACATGTCTCAAGAAGAAGATGGCAAGGTTGTCATATAGTGTAGTTGTGTCATGGTAGGGTAGCGATATAAATAGTGCAAGAGTATTGTGTTGTACTAAGTTATGGTGAATAAAGAGTTGATTTCCCGTATAGAGTTGGTCTCTCGTATTAGTGCCTGTGTGAAAGTGGTAGCGGTGCTGATTTCTCAACACATGATATTTACAGAACCGTTAAATGAGTTAGCtaggctatagcccgctataatCTTTCTTAGCATCTACAAACACCAACTGCAAAAAGtcttagcccgctattttaaACACTGATTTGCCCACAAGTGCCTTGAATAGGTTGACAAATGGCTTGTAGCAATTACCTACTTCAGTTTCAGAGCAACTCATATTCAATGATCTGAATACCAGAAGATCTAAACCAGGCACCACCCCTAGGTTTTCTTCAGTAAAATCAGAGTCAGGAATTGAGATGCCACACATCTTGCTGAAATATAGAGGAAGCAATGATGATCTCATTAACTTGCGAACCCGATCATGAGTCAGAAAAGGGAAGCTATCATCAATATCTTCAATAAGACAGTTCCTTGAGGCCTTGTCCAACAAAGACACCTCCTGAAAATACTCAGCAATAGTGATAACCCGCGCAGAGGATAGCTTCAAGGGTCCATGATTCCCATTGAAAGATTTAATAGAGTTATTAGTATTTAGTACAAATGAAATCATAGGGAAAAgcacaaaaaagaaagaaacatgAAAGTTACTCCATTTAAAATTAAGCGAATTTTGTGTCATTTTGATAAGGTTTTGACCAACAATAACTCCATTAATACATCATTCTTCACAAACTGAATGTTACTATATTCATATTACAAGAAACTTATAATTTTGTATCACAAAAGTAGCATATCTGCGTATAATTAAGTAATCCTTGGCTAAATCCTTGCTCTAACACAATGAATGACACATTGTAATTTCAAACAATGTACTACATCTGAAGGACCACAAGCTAAAACAAAATTATATATCAAACTGCACATAAAAATATATGTGTGCTGGTACTTGCAAGCCAGGCCTTCCCAAGAAATCAAGACCAAGTTAAATTTATCTAAGGTATACTACGAAGACAAATCACTAAGAGACAAGGCAAACTAACATGTTTCACTAAAAGACCAAAGCATGTGAACATTGTTTCACTAAAAGACCTAAGTATGTAAACATGTTTCCAGATACAGATTATTATAGGGACAATCTCATAAGCAGCGATTCATTTAAACAGACCGAAGCATGTGAACAGATTATTTTAGGGACAATCTCATAAGCAGCTATGGAACATGAATACAGAAATGGATTGAAGTACACGTACACGATATAGCAGCACTCCGGATCAGGTGGCAGAAGCAAATCGGCAACATCGGTGAGCTTGGAGAAGGTCCGGACATGGACCCCTGAACTAGATCGGCGAAGGGTGGAAGTAAGGAAACGGGAAAATCGACCTACAGCCGTCACCGCAGCCGAGAGAGCGCCGAGCAagcgccgcgacggcgaggacTGGCGCCGCTGCGCAGGCGGAGCAGAAATCGAAGCGACCAGTGCGGCAGCGCCTCACTGCTCGGAGCGACGGCGCTTGGAAGTTGTTGGGATCTCTGGGGGTTAGGGTTTGGCCGATTTATTTATACATGGATGCAAAGGCTACTCAGTCATTTGGGCGGGCCAGATTGTGCGAGGCCCAACTGGGCCTAGGTTTGCTGATAGCCCATAATAAAAGAATGGGATAAATAAATCGGGAGGAATTCCCATTTCCAATATCCAAATAATCAATACTATTCCTTTATtaacaaaaatatttttaaaaaaacatctACAACAACATAGCATTTAGTCTCAAGCACGTTGAAGTAGGATAGAGATGAGAACCAAGAAACAAAGGTCAAGGTTCAGTCACGTTGATAACTAATCTCCAAGCGCTCTTATAAAAAAACTACTACTTCTTTGGAAATAGGAAAACGTCCAAATTACCCCCAGTATAGACAAAGTTTGATGACCCCCTAAACTATGCCTTGGTTCAATGTAACCTCTAAACTATATCATTTGTTTAATTGACACCTTAATacattttatcttttttatttctctatGCACAAGTGGAGTCTTTAGTTAAAATTTTGCAAGATGATACTAACATCATAACACATGCTAGAAAAATAAACTAATGCTTAGGATAAAATTATACAAAAATCATAATATAATTTTTCGGCATGCATTATGATGTCCCCTACCatcctgcaaaatttgaattaaaCTTCAACTTATGTATGAAGATATAAAAAAGACATTGTATAAGGCGGTAAATGAACCAAATCGTATAGTTTAGGGTGTTAATTAAACTAAGAAATAATTCAAGGGGTTATCCAAACTTTTGTTATACTTAAGGGGAGTAATTTgaacttttttcttgaaaatattCCACTACTTAATATCTCTCTTCATCATCTCGTCCCAAGTCTAAGAGAGGTCAGCAACAAATCGGATGggagaaaaatgatgaaaggaTAAAAAAGCctaagagggggggggggggtgaattagtCTTCTACAAATTTTAAAGCaataaaaacaatcctagcaacaAGCCAATTCACCCCATGTGCCTAGAACTTTGATTGAGTGTGACTATCTAGTcgaaaaagagttttgcaacctaagTCCAATCCTACTCTAGCATGGCAAGTTGTGGACGGTCCTTATATGCAAAATATTACCGTTAACAGCTCAAAGAAAATACTACTTTACTATCATATTTTGTTTAGTATGACTTGGTTCCACTTGTATTTTGTCTTTATGTGATTCCAGGAACTTAGGGTGAAAATTTGAGAAAAAGAGCataaaagaataaagaataCCCCGTCTTGAAAATGCTCAAGTCTATAGAGAGGCTCGCAATTCAAAGTCAACAAAGGCCATCGTCAACATAGAAGGCCCACAAATTGCACCCAAGGCCCACCACGCGAAGGCGGCGGCCAGATGGCGGTGCCACTGGACCGGCCGATCCAGTGGGCCCGGCAGGCCCACCACTGAGGCGGTTGAGGCCCGGCTTTGGTGTGGCGGTTGTATGTCGGTTCCCAATGTCGGTTTCATTTACTACCATATCTGGAGGCGCCCGAACTgaccttggaggcctatataagCAGAGGCAGACCCTCCTGtctcattcattcattcattcattgaTCTAGACAGAAGCCAGCCAAACCCTCTCTAGTTCTAATTAGCCCTAGTTCTAGGATTAGAGGAGCTAAGTCTAGTTCATCAACTTGATCAAGTTGTTCTTCAAGATCATCATTGATCTTGGGTAATAACTTTGTATCCTTTTTGTCAGATCTTTATCAATTATTCAGAGTTGTTATATGAAGTTTGTGCTATTTATAGTATttatcttcatatcttgtgctaTCATGAGTTACATCTACTCTATGTTTAAATCAGCCATCTATCCTATTATAATGCTCTGGAGTGCTTTGTGCTTGTTTCTAGTCTTAAACTTGACCATTCGTAGGGTGGGAGTCACCGGTGGGATTAGAACAGTTTTCCGGTATGTAGGCAAGGTGCCTGGATATAAGTATTCCTTCAGATATGCACATGGTCTACTAGATATGGAAGAAAGACAACAAGTAGTGACAGACTTGTTTGTCCTTGCATTCTTTCCTGCTAGGATGTGGTATAGGATCTTGATAAATATTTGGATCATGAATATGAACTGGATATTTTCCCTTTTTAATATGGCTTTAAACACTGATTTAATCATATGATTGATTGACCTTTCCTAATTTGATAACTTCTAAGGACATTCTAGACTTGCTCCGATGACAAACCTTGttctagtttattttatttGAGGTTAACTATGGTTTCTGGTGTgattatcatatatatatatccttatCAATGTCTGATCATTATTTAAGTAACATTACCTATTTATTTTGTGACAACTTATTTTACTTTGAGCAGTTGACTATGACCTATGAGTTGGATAATTAGAATATGTAGAAGAAAGTTTTATTAAACATTAGAGTTCCCATGGGATAAAATAAATAAACGATAACCTGGTTTACTTCTGgttgaaatgctacaatggtatttatatctgtgcgcttgcagattccTTATTTAAAATTGGGTTTTGATATATTTACTAAAAGTGTATTCCTAATATTATTATTAAGGATAGATCCTATGTCTATACTTAGTAGTAATGTTAAggaatgccaacaagcatttctgccgccgttgccggggaactcAATTTGAATTTAATATTACTAGATACATATACGAAATTATCCAAGGAGTGAGTCAACTGCTCAAAATATGGTTAATGTTactctttctatttttctcctatTTTTGGTGAATAAACAGGAcagtgtatgactggtttccCTCTGCCGGAAGACTTCAATTCAAATCCCGAAAGGCTTTTAAGGAAAGTTTGTGCTCCAAAGAATCCACCACCTCTAGCTTTCAAGCCATTGGGAGAAGAACCAGCTATTCAAGCACCTAATCAAATGGGCGACGAGAAATCTCTTCGTGATTATTCTGTTCCCACCACGGACAATGTTGCCCTTGGACCTCAAGGAGACATTGGAAATGTGCGATTCAAACTCAAGACCAGCCTTATTAATATGGTGCAAGCAAGTCCTTTCTGCGGACTGCCACATGAGGATGCCAATGCACACCTTCAGCGGTTTCTTAACCTTTGT
The Panicum virgatum strain AP13 chromosome 6N, P.virgatum_v5, whole genome shotgun sequence genome window above contains:
- the LOC120679964 gene encoding uncharacterized protein LOC120679964 isoform X1 is translated as MSQNNPSQLLPSELIDRCIGSKIWVIMKGDKELVGTLCGFDVYVNMVLEDVTEYGNHGPLKLSSARVITIAEYFQEVSLLDKASRNCLIEDIDDSFPFLTHDRVRKLMRSSLLPLYFSKMCGISIPDSDFTEENLGVVPGLDLLVFRSLNMSCSETEVGNCYKPFVNLFKALVGKSVFKIAG